The Desulfovibrio aminophilus DNA segment GATGGAATTTCCAGGTGTACAACAGCCTGCTGCGCAACAGGATCAGCGCCTGGCCGAGGCCGCGCCCCCGCCCGCGCCGGTTGGAAACCCCGGTGGACAGCCCCTCGGCGTGGAGCACCTGGGCCCGGGGCGACCAGCACAGCTCCCAGCGGCCCGGGGACCGCGCGGCCCGCGCCGCCCAGTCCAGCTCCTCGCAATAGAGGAAATAGGCCTCCTCCATGAGCCCCACGTGCAACAGGAATTCCCGCCGGATGAACACGCTGGCCCCGTTGACGTAGTCCAGCCGTCCGGGCGGGTCCTGGGGCTCCGCGCCCAGGGGCAGACGCGCGCCGTCGCCGTGCAGCCCGCCCCGGCCCCACAGGGGGGCGAACCAGCCGCCGCCGAAGCACTGCACCACCTCGGGGTCGTCCATGTAGCGCGTCAGCGCGCCGCACAGGCCGCAGCCTTCGTGCGCGGCCATGTGGTCCAGGAGCGCCGAGGCGGCGTCGGGAAAGACCGTGGTGTCGCTGTTCAGCAGCCAGACGTAGGGCGCGCCGGACGCCAGGGCCAGCCGGAGCCCGACGTTGTTCCCGCCCGCGTAGCCGAGATTGGCCCCGGTGTCGATGAGCACGATCCGTTCATCGCCGGACAACGCCCCGGCCTCGGCCTGGGTCCGGGAAAGGCGCAGCAGCCCTCCGCGTCCGGGGTCTTCCCCGGCCCAGCGCGCCAGGGCCTCCAGGGAATCGTCCGGCGAGCCGTTGTCGCAGATGACCAGCCGCTCCGGGGGCTCGCTGGAGGCAAGGAGGCTCTCGGCGCAGCGCACCGTGTCGCGCCGGCGTCCATAGTTGAGCACCAGGGCCCAGTAGGGCCGGTTCATGCCGCCTCCCCCTTCGGTTCCGTCTCAATTCCCCGGCCGGACCGGCGCCGCCTCCCGGCCGCGCCCGGCCGCGCTTCCGGCCCGGCGCATGCGCACCCACACGACCAGCCCGATGCAGCTCAGGCCCAGCACGAAGGCGTACTGCATGATGGCGATGCCCAGGGCCACGTCCTTGGAGACCCCGAGGGCGGCCAGAAACACGATGTGGGCCTTCTCGCGCACGCCGATGCCGTTGAAGGAGATGGGCAGGCTGGTGAGCAGCGTGACGACCGAAACCGAGCCGAACAGCTCCCAGAAGCCGGGAGATGCGGCGCCCGTCAGCCGGATGTACTCCATGTACATGACGGTCAGGCCCGCGAGCATGAGAAAGCCCACCACATAGGCCGCCAGAAAGACGCCGGGCGTGACGCAGGCCCGGAAGCCGGTCACCAGGGCCAGCAGGCCGTCCAAAAGCCGGGCGGCCCAGGGGCGGCCGCCCAGAAGCCAGTTCAGGACGCGCTTCATGGGGGCCAGCAGGGCCAGGAGTCCCAGGGCGAGGAGCAGGGCCGCGGCCAGGCACAGCCGTCCGGCGTGCAGCATTTCCGGCCCCGCGGCCGGGCCCAGGAACAGCGGCAGGCAGGAGAAGCTGGCGATGACGAGCAGGCCCAGGACCTTGTCGAAGAGCACGGACACGCCCGCCCCGAGAAAGGTCGAATCGCGGCCGGTGTAGTAGATGCGCACCGCGTCCTGGCCCACCAGGGCGGGCATGAAGTTGTTGAACAGGAACCCCACGAAGGTGATCTTGAGCAGGGCCCAATAGGGCAGGCCGCTGCGCAGCACGCCCAGGACGAGCCACCAGCGGGACACCACCAGGAGCTGGATGGCCACGATGATCCCGAAGGAGAGCAGGATGAAGCCCAGGGGCAGCCCGGCCAGATGCCGCAGGGAGGCCCCCACGCTGGCGTCGGTGAGGGCGTAGCGCAGCAGGGCCAGGGACACGAGCACCTGGGCCGCGACCGCCAGAAGCTTGCCGGAGAGCCGGCGCGGGCGCAGCCGTCGCGCCGCCCGGCCGATGCGCTCGCGGGCCTCAGTCCGCACCGGCGTCCACCTCGCGTGCGCGCGGGTCGCGCGGGGGGTACACCGCGCGCCGCACCCGGCGGATGGCGATCTCCACGAAGGAATGCATCACGGAGAGCAGGTTGCGCATGGTCAGGGCCGTGGCCTCCTTGCCCTTGCGGTCCGTGGCCCCCTTGTGCCGGATCTGCATGTAGGTGATGTCCTCGTCCAGGAGCCGGGTCACGATGTCCGCCTGGAACCCGAAGCCATAGGAGATGGGCGGATAGCGCATGACGTGGTAGCGCAGGAACACGGGCAGGGCGTTGTAGTACTTGATGTCGTTGCCGCTGATGCGGTTCACCAGCCAGGTGAAGAGCATGGAGATGCGCTTGCGCAGGGGCGACTTGCCGCCCACGTCACGCTGCACCTGATAGGGAATGACCATGTCCGCCGCGCCCGCGTGGCTGAAGATGTGCTTCAGGGCCTCGAAGGTCTCCGGGTTGTCGCCGCAGCACAGGCGGTAGTATCTGCCTGTTCCCAGGTACGCGCCCTCCACGAAGTTGTTCGCCAGGCCGCGGTTCTTCTCGTTGGGACAGAAGCGGATGTTCTTGCCCGGGCGCTCCGCCACGAAGGCGCGGATGATCTCGGCGGAACCGTCGCGCGAGCAGTCGTCGATGACGATGATCTCCCAGTCCTTGCCGGAGGCCTCCAGGGCCGCGGCCACGGTTTCGAGCGTCTGCCCGATGAACGCGGCCTCGTTGTAGCACGTGACCAGGATGGTCAGCTCGTGCTCGTGCTCCAGGGGATCCCTCACCATGACCAGCAGCCCGCCAAGCTAAAGCAGCCCGTCCCCGCGGGAGAACGAGAGGTAATGGTACGCGCTGCCCCACAGGTCGGCCAGCCCGCCGGCCTTCACGGCCGCGCGGAAGGTTCCGGCGTCCTCGAGGGGCAGGGCCTCGTGCACGGCCTTCAGACAGGCGGCCAGGCCCGCGAGATTCTCGTCGCGCGCGGCCGCCAGCCACTCCGCCAGGGGCCCGCGCAGGGCCACGGCCTCCAGGCCGCGCACGCCGTCCGTGTAGTCCGAAATGGCCAAAGCCAGTTCCTCCAGCCCGGCCACCACCTCGGGACCGGCCGCGCCGTCGGCCTCGAAGCCGGGGCGGGCGGGCTTGCCCGTGAGCATGCTGCCCAGGCGTCCGCGCCACTGCTCCAGGACCGCGGCGTTGCGGCCGCCGGGGGCGGGTACGTCCTTATACCAACGCATGGCCTCCTCGGCAAACCAGCGCGGCGAGGTGGAGAGGAACTCCGCTCCGGCGGATTCGATGACCGGCAGCAGCTCGCCGTAGCTCCACAGGTAGCGGTCGGCGTAGAAGGGATTCACCAGCAGGTCCTTCCACCAGGCGGCGAAGGGACGGCTGGCCTTGATGCGGCCGAAGGCCTCCCCGAACAGCTCCTGGGCGATGCCCAGGGACTCCTCGGAGCGGAACCCGGCCCCGCTCAGCTCGCAGGCGCGGTACAGGGCCAGCCGCTTGTGCAGCTCGATGAGCCCGCCGAAGCGGCAGTTGAAGGAAATGACGCCGATGCCGCCGGGAGCCAGCAGACGGCAGATCTTGGCCGCCAGCTCGGCCTTGTTGGGCAGGGTGAACAGGAAGCCCTCGGCCAGCACGAGATTGAACTTGCCGTCCTCCGGGAAGTCGTCGATGCCCAGGGAGGAGACCTCGGCCAGCCGCCCGGTGAGGCCGAAGACCTCGAACACGTCGCGCAGCCGCTGATGGACCTGCTCGTTGGGCTCCACCAGGGTCAGCTCCGCGCCGCACAGGGCCAGGACCACGGCGTTCTCGCCGGAGTTGCAGCCGAACTCCAGCACCTTCTGGCCGGAGAGGAGCCCGAGGGGGATGCCCAGGTGCCCGGAATAGAGATTGCGGCGCTTGGCCGCGTGCGAGGCCAGGGCCTCGGGCGTGGCCAGATCGATGGGCACGGGGTTGAAGTGGTTCTTGCGGTAGTAGTCCAGCAGGGATGCGGCCTGGTCGCTCATGGAAATCCTCCTGGACCGCGCGGCGGCGCGGCCCGGGCTTGCGTTCAATCGGTTCCGGCTCCGGGGACGAGAAGCGAGAGGCGGGGATGCAGCCCGGACAGGCGGCGGGCGATGTTCCGCGCCAGCTCCGGCGGGAAGCCCAGGAACACGGCCGAATCCCCGGGGGCGTCGGCCGGGCCGATGATGGGCAGGCCCAGATGCGTCTTGCCCCAGCGCTGCGCGTCCTCGTCGACGAAGAAATCCACCTGCCCGGCCAGCACCTGGGCCAGCCAGGTTCCGGCGATGGCCGTGCCGAACACGCCGAACCGGCCGCCGCGCGCGTGCAGGGCGGCGGCCTCGGCTCCGGCTTCGTCCGCGGCTCCGGCCAGCCAATCCAGGCCCCCGGAGGCCAGGGCCAAACCCCGGGCAGCGTCGCCCGCCCCGGAATCCGCCGGGCCGCCGGAACGGGGACGCGCGATGACGCCCACCTCCTTGGCCATCCAGGCCGGCCCCAGGGCCGCCACCTCGTACCCGGCCTGTTCCACGGCCCGGGTCAGGGTCTCGGCGAAGAAGTGACCGCAATGGTCCACCACGGCGAAATCGAAAAAGCTCTGGGCCAGGTCCGGCACCATGACCAGGAGCGCGCCGTCCGGCTTGAGCAGACGGCGGACCCGCGCCAGCTCGGCCACGGGATCGGGCATGTGCTCGAGCACGTAGATCATGCTCACCGCGTCGTAGACGCCCTGGACCTCGTCCAGCCCGCCGCAGTGGAAGGCGCGCACGCCGTCGCGGGCGAGGACCTCGCCGCGCCGCTGGGCGCAATGGTCCTGCCCGGCGAGGGTCCAGCCCGGCCGGGCCGCGTGGAAGGCGGAGAGAAAGGCCCCGCCGCCGCAGCCCACGTCCAGCAGGTCGCCGGTTTCCGGCAGGTCCACGCCCCCGGGGCCGAGCATGCCCCGGATGAGCCGGGACGTGCGCGGGGCCGGGCCGCCGGAGTCGAACACCACCTGCTCCGAGCCGTTGCTCAGGTGGTACATGACGTAGTCGGAGTAGACGGCCTCGGCGTCGGCCCGCCACTGGGCGTCCAGGCGCTTCTGCACGTGGCCGCAGACCTCGCAGCAGAGGATCGCGCCCATGCGCGGCCAGGGCTTCACGTCGCTGGTCACGCCGGGAAATTCCGAGAAGGGGGCTCCGGGCCGCACCTCGCGGGCCGCGCCGCCGCACAGCACGCAGCGATCAGTGGACGGACTCATGGACGGGCCTCCCGCGAGGCTTCGGCGGCCAGCTCGAAGGCCCGGCGCACCACGACCTCCGGCGCGGGGGCCGGGCCGGACATGGCCAGGGCCGTGTGGGCCGGGGCGAACAGCCCGCGCCCGGCGCAGGAGACGGGCCGGACCAGCGCGGGGTCAGCCCCCAGCGCTTCCGCCCCGATGCGGGCGGCCTCGAAATAGGTGATGTCGCGCGCGGCCGAAAGATGGAAAACCCCGGGCGCGCGGTCCCGGGCCGCTCCCAGCAGGGCGCGGGCGGCCTCGGCCTCGCTCACCGGGGCCATGCGCATGTCCTCGAAGGCCTCCACCGGCTGTCCGGCCAGCAGGTCCGAGGTCCAGCGGCGGATGAGCCCGTTCCCGCCGTCGAGCACCTTGGTGATGCGCAGCACGGCGGCTCCGCCGGGCAGCTCGCGCAGGAGCGCGGCCTCGGTCTCGGCCTTGAGCCCGCCGTAGACGGTCACGGGATTCGTCGGATCGCCGGGCGCGGGCATGGGGGCGGAGCCGTCGAAGACCTGGCTCGTGGAGGGGAAGACCACGAAGAATCCCCGTCCGGCCAGCAGCCGGGCCAGGGTCAGGGTGGCCTCCAGGTTGAGCCGCCGGGCCCGCGCCGGATCGGCCTCGCAGGCCGCAGTATCGGTCAGGGCCGCCAGGATCAGGGCCGCGCCGCCCGGCCCGGGGTCCGGCAGACGCCAGGAGCCGGGCGGCGTTTCCAGGTTCACGTAGTACGGGCCGGAGTCCTCGCGGCTGGTGGCCGTCAGGCCGTCCTCCCCGGCCGCCGCGGCGATGACCGCGTGGCCCAGGCAGCCTTCGGCCCCCACGAGCAGCGTCACGCGGCCCGGACGCATCACTTCGGCCCCACGCACAGCCCGATGAGGTAGTGGGCCATGGGATAGAACCCGGTGTGCACCACCTCGTCGTTCATGCTGAACAGGAACACGTTGTGGAAGAAGTCCCGCAGGAGCGCCCGGAAGGGCTTGTGGCTCATGCAGTTCACGTGGCCTTCCTTGCTGGCGGGCGAGGCGTAGGCCTGGCTTTCCAGGCTCGGCATGCCCACGATGAGCACGCCCTGGGGGGTCAGGCTCCCGGCCAGGTTGCCCACGAAGGTCCGCTCGTGGCGGGCCTCGATGTGCTCGATGACGTCCAGGGTGTAGGCCGCGTCGAACTTGCCGTCCGGCGCGCCGGAGACCACCGGCCCGGCGAGGATGTCGTGCTCGCGGCACTCCATGTCCCACTTGCCGGTGCAGCGTTCGCGCGCGTCCTCGATGAACACCGGATCGAAGTCCGTGCAGACCAGGCTGCCCACCTCGGCCCGCACGATGCGCGAGCCGAAGGCGTCGGCGCAACCCAGTTCCAGCACGCGGTTCTTGCCCGTGAGCATCTTGGCCACGAACTTGTAGCGCGAGAGCAGGAACACGAGGCGCTTGGGATCGTCGCGCCAGACCTGGTTGCTCATCAGGCCGAAGCGCGCCAGCCCTTCACAGGCGGCGATCTCCAGCGTCTCCTGGTACTGCGGCTCGCGGGTCTTCTTTGTCATGCGGGCACCTACATCTTGATGAGCACCCGGCCGGCCTGCCCGGTGCGCACCGTGTCCAGGGCGTCGTTGATGTCCTCCAGCGCGAACTCGTGGGTCACGAGCCCGTCCAGGCTCACCCGGCCCTGCTTGACCAGGTTGATCATGCGCGGGATGTCCAGCGCGGGCAGGCAGGAGCCGCCCTCCGAGCCCTTGAGCACCTTCTTGAAGTGCAGCGGCAGGGTGTAGATGTTCACCTTGTCGCCCTTGGTGGGCACGCCCACCAGGATGGTGCGGCCGTCGGCGTGGGTCAGGTCGTAGCACAGCTCGATGATCCGCGCGTTGCCCGTGGTGTCGATGACCACGTCGGCCCCGGCCTCGCCCACGATCTTTTTGATCTCGGCGGCGATGTCGGCCACGTTCCTGGAGTTGAAGGCATGGGTGGCGCCGAACTTCCTGGCCATCTCGGCCTTCTCGTCGGAGAGGTCCACGCCGATGACCGGGTTGCCGCCCACCAGGGCCGCCAGCTGGACGATGTTCAGGCCCACGCCGCCCACGCCGAAGACGACCACGCTCTGGCCGATCTTCACCTGGGCGTCGTTGTTGATGACGCCCATGGCCGTGGTCACGGCGCAGCCCAGGAGCGGCACCAGGCGGGGATCGAAGTCCTCGGCCACGGGGGTCATGCGGTTCTCGCTGATGATCGCGTGGCGGCAGAAGGTGGTCACCCAGCCCGCGTTCACCACCTTGCCGTTCCAATCGTACTTGGGCGGCTCGCACTGCAGGCCGGTGCCCGGCCGCCAGTGCAGGCAGACACGCTGGCCGGGCTTGACCGTCTTCACGCCCGGGCCGATCTCCAGCACCTCGGCCACGGCCTCGTGGCCCAGCAGGTGCGGCAGGAACTTGTCCGGGCCCTTGGCGCCCGCGATCTCGTTGAGCTGCGCGCCGCAGATGCCGGAGTACATGATCTTCACCAGCACCTGGCCGAAGGACAGGCTCTCGGGCAGGCCGATCTCGGCCACGGCCAGGGGCTTCTTCTGCTCCACCAGGATGGCGGCGGTGGTCTTCTTCACTTGCATGACGGGCTCCTCGCGGTGCTATTCGAAGTAGATGAACTCGTAGTCGCCGGTGTAGCCGAAGTGGCGGTACAGCCAGATCCACTCCGCGGTGTCGAAGAAGCTCTCGCAGGTCAGCGCCCAGCACTGCACGTTGAACAGCTCCTGCTCGTTGCGGTAGCTCTCGAGCATCACATAGGCCTGCTTGCCCACGCGCTCGATCTCGGCCAGGGCGGTCTTCAGCTCGAAGATGCGCAGGTTGTGCAGGGTGGCCAGGGAGATGACCAGGTCGAAGGACTTGTCGCCGAAGGGGTAGGCGTCCTGGGCCCGGTAGCGGAACAGGGTGGCCTTCTCCTTCACCTCGTCGGTGTTGGAGGCCAGGCCGTGGTTGGAGATGTCGAAGCCGACGATCTCAAGGCCGGGCTCGAGGAGCAGCATCTCGTGCAGCAGGAAGCCCTTGCCGCAGCCCACGTCGAGCACGCGGGAACCGGCCTTCAGGCCGTAGGTCTCGATCATGGCCTTGGCCACGGGGGCCCAGCGGCCGGGCATGTAGCGGTAGCCGCCGTAGCCGAAGCGGCGGTCGCCGTCCCAGTAGTCGAACTCGTATTCCTTGGCCTTGAGCATGCACGTCACCTTGTCGTCGACCATGCGGCCGATGTAGTCGCGCTTGGTGGCCTTGTGCAGCGGGGTCACGAAGTTGCGAAGCTGTCCCATGTGTTCCTCCGAAGTTTGCAGGGAATAGTGTTTCCGCGTCAGGCCAACAGGCCCTTCACGGCCTCCGCCACGGCCTTCTGATCGATGCCGAAACGGCTCATGAGCTGGTTCTGGGCGCCGTACTTGTCGGGGAAAACGTCCGGGATGCCCAGACGCTTGAAACGCGGCTGCCGCGCGAAGGGCGTCTCGGCCAGCAGTTCGGCCGCGGCGCCGCCCAGGCCGCCCACGACCGTGTGCTCCTCCACGCTGACCACGGCGCGCACCCCCCCGGCCATGTCCAGGAAGAGTTCCGAGTCGAAGGGCTTCACCGTGTGCATGTGCAGGATGGAGCAGGAAATCCCCTCCCCGGCCAGTTCGTCGGCTGCGGCCTTGGCCGGGCCCAGGGTCACGCCGGTGCAGAGGATGAGCGCGTCGGTCCCTCGGCGGATCTCCATGCCCTTGCCGAGCACGAAGGGGATGGCCGGGTCGGAGACGATGGGGTCGTAGCCCTTGGCCAGCCGGATGTAGAGCGGCCCCGGCCAGTCCACGGTCTGGGGCATCATGCGCTCCATCTCCTCGGCGTCGGCCACGGCCACGATGGCCATGTTCGGCAGGGCCCGGAAGATGGCGATGTCCTCGATGGCCAGGTGCGTGGAGCCCAGCGGGGCGTACACCAGGCCGCCGCCGTTGCCGATGAGCCGCACGTCGGCCTTGTGCAGGCAGAGGTCCAGCGCCACCTGCTCGAAGCAGCGCCGGGTCAGGAAGGTGGCGATGGTGTTCACGTAGACGATGCGCCCGTCGAAGGCCAGCCCGGCGGCCATGCCGATGGCGTGGGCCTCGTTGATGCCCTCCATGATGAAGCGCTCGGGCAGCTCCTCGCGGAACTTCTTCAGGGTGCCGAAGCCCAGGTCCGAGCCCAGGAAGACGATGCGCTCGTCCTTGCGGGCCAGCTCATGGACCATGTTGAGACACTTGCCGCGCATCCTACGCACCCTCCTTCAGCGGGAAGGCCGCGCGCAGCCCGGCCATGTCCTCGTCGGTGAACTTGCTCTTGTGGTGCCAGGTGAGGTTGTTCTCCGAGGGAACGTAGCCCTTGCCCTTCACCGTGTGGCAGATGACGCAGGAGGGCTTGCCGGGCTCCAGGGGCTTCTTGAACGCCTCGCGCAGGGCGCGGAGGTCGTGCCCGTCCACCTCGGTCACGGCGAAGCCGAAGGCCCGCCACTTGTCGGCCAGGGGCTCCAGGTTCTGCACCTCGAAGGTGGTGTCGTAGGACTGCTGCTTGTTGTAGTCCACGATGGCCCAGAGGTTGTCGAGCTTGCGGTTTCCGGCGGAGAGCGCCGCCTCCCACACGCTGCCCTCGTTGATCTCGCCGTCGCCCATGGCCACGTACACGCGGCTGTCGCGGCGGTCGAGACGGGCGGAGACGGCCATGCCCACGCCGATGGACAGGCCGTGGCCCAGGGCCCCGGTGCTGGCCTCCACGCCGGGCACCTTGCCCGCCTCCGGGTGGCCGCCCAGAATGCCGTCGTAGGCGCAGAAGCGGCACAGCTCGTCGGCCGGGAAGAAGCCCTTGTCGGCCAGGACCACGTACAGCGCCAGGCAGCCGTGCCCCTTGCTCAGGATGAAGCGGTCGCGCTTGGGATCCCTGGGGTTCTTCGGGTCGATGCGCAGGATGTCGTCATAGAGCACCCGCACGATCTCGATGAGCGAGAACGTGCTGCCCACGTGCCCGCGCCGGGAATGTTCGAAAATCTCCACCACGTCCCGGCGCAGCTTCCTGCCCCGATCGTCCAGGGGCGTCAGCCCGCCGGGCTGGGTCTCAATGCACACCGTCTGTCGCATCCATGATCCTCGCTTGCTCCAACATGGCGCGGGCCTTGGCCAGCTGCGCCCCGCGCCGGGCCGAATCGTCGTCCGCGCAGGCCGAGCCCGCCGCGAAACGCCGCCGGGCGTCCGCGCCGCGCAGAAACTCGTTCAACAGGATGAGGCACCATTTGATCCCGTACAGGGGATACACCGCGCCGACGCGGTCCCGCAAGCCGGAATCCTCCCGGCCGAAACGCTCCAGGAACCCCGAGGCGAAACGCCGCCGCAGGTCCCGGGGCAGGTTCATGGCCGGGTGCAGCACGAAATCGCAGAGGGTCTTGGCCGGGTCGTCCCAGCCGAAATACTCGAAGTCCACGAAGCGCAGCCCCTCGCCGGAACGCAGGGCGTTGTGCAGGCCGAAGTCCGAAGGCGAGAGCGTGCGCAGCGCCGACGGCAACTCACGCGACGGGTCGCCTGACATGTCTTCCGCCCGGGCCAAACTCTCCGCCATGAAGGGCGTCAGCGCGCCGGAGAGGTATTCCGCGAGTTCGCGGCCCAGGCAGGCGTCCTCCGGCACGGCCTGGAGCGCGGCCAGCCGCTTGCGCAGGTTGGCGGCCAGGGCGGCCAGGGAGAAGCAGGCCTCGGAGGCGGCCGGAACCTCCGCCGCCTTCGCCTCCGGCAGCTCACGCGCCAGGCGGCGCAGGCCGCACAGGAACTCCAGGCAGGCGTCCATGTCGGCCCCGGAGGCGGGCGTCAGGCCGGCCTGGGAGCCGTCGAGAAAGGTGTACAGGGCCATGCCCCGGGAGGCGTCCCGGGCCACGGGCCGGGCCACGAAGGGGGCCAGGTCCGGCCGACCGGACAGGAGCGAGAGCGCCCGCCACTCCGCGCCCAGCCGGTCGCGGGGGTCGTCGCGGTGCCGGTGGTAGTGCTTGCCCGCGTACTCCCGGCCGGAGACCGTACGCACCTGATAGACGCGGGAGTTGCGGCCGCCATAAATACGCTCACAGGCGGCCAGGGGCTCGCCCGCCAGGGCCCCGAAGTCCGGCGGAACCGCGCCTTCGAGTTCCGCCAGCAGGACGTCGGCGATCTCGTCCCAGGAGCCCAGGCGGCGCACGCCCTCCTGGGCCGCCGCGTCGGCCGCCGGGTCGTAGAGGATGCGCGTGACGCCCCGGGGAAAGGCGGGCTCCGCGAAGGTCTCCTCCAGGTCGTCCACGAAGTGCGTGCAGCCGAGGGCCGCGATGCGCGCCACCTTGGCCTCGCGCGTGGGCTCGAAGAAGACCCGGCCGGGCTCCAGCCCCGTGCCCGGGGCGAAGAAGCCCTGGGCCTCGAGGAACGCCAGCGCGGCCAGGTGGAAGTCCGCGCCGTCGGAGTAGTTGTTGGCCACGCGGGTCTTGTGGCTCACGATGTGGAGCGAAAACACCGCGCCCGCCGCGCGCAGGGCCGAGACGCGGGAAAGGAAGCGGTCCACCCCGGGCATGAGCCGGGCGCGGGGCATGTGCGTGCCGTAGACCAGGGCCTGGAGCCTGCGCCACTCCTGCTCGCCCTGGTCGCCCTTGGCGCGCAGGCGGTCGCGCAGGGCGCGCTTGCCCAGGCCCGGCGAACCCGGCGGCGCCGGAGGGAGGTAGCCCTCCGACACCGCCAGATCACAAAGCAGCTCGTCGTAGCCGACAAGCGTGTTGTCCAGGTCCAGCCCGATGA contains these protein-coding regions:
- a CDS encoding glycosyltransferase family 2 protein — protein: MNRPYWALVLNYGRRRDTVRCAESLLASSEPPERLVICDNGSPDDSLEALARWAGEDPGRGGLLRLSRTQAEAGALSGDERIVLIDTGANLGYAGGNNVGLRLALASGAPYVWLLNSDTTVFPDAASALLDHMAAHEGCGLCGALTRYMDDPEVVQCFGGGWFAPLWGRGGLHGDGARLPLGAEPQDPPGRLDYVNGASVFIRREFLLHVGLMEEAYFLYCEELDWAARAARSPGRWELCWSPRAQVLHAEGLSTGVSNRRGRGRGLGQALILLRSRLLYTWKFHPFCLPTALAGQAWALARKLSRRVVGGGRAG
- a CDS encoding sugar nucleotide-binding protein, with product MRPGRVTLLVGAEGCLGHAVIAAAAGEDGLTATSREDSGPYYVNLETPPGSWRLPDPGPGGAALILAALTDTAACEADPARARRLNLEATLTLARLLAGRGFFVVFPSTSQVFDGSAPMPAPGDPTNPVTVYGGLKAETEAALLRELPGGAAVLRITKVLDGGNGLIRRWTSDLLAGQPVEAFEDMRMAPVSEAEAARALLGAARDRAPGVFHLSAARDITYFEAARIGAEALGADPALVRPVSCAGRGLFAPAHTALAMSGPAPAPEVVVRRAFELAAEASREARP
- a CDS encoding glycosyltransferase family 2 protein codes for the protein MVRDPLEHEHELTILVTCYNEAAFIGQTLETVAAALEASGKDWEIIVIDDCSRDGSAEIIRAFVAERPGKNIRFCPNEKNRGLANNFVEGAYLGTGRYYRLCCGDNPETFEALKHIFSHAGAADMVIPYQVQRDVGGKSPLRKRISMLFTWLVNRISGNDIKYYNALPVFLRYHVMRYPPISYGFGFQADIVTRLLDEDITYMQIRHKGATDRKGKEATALTMRNLLSVMHSFVEIAIRRVRRAVYPPRDPRAREVDAGAD
- a CDS encoding bifunctional 2-polyprenyl-6-hydroxyphenol methylase/3-demethylubiquinol 3-O-methyltransferase UbiG, whose protein sequence is MSDQAASLLDYYRKNHFNPVPIDLATPEALASHAAKRRNLYSGHLGIPLGLLSGQKVLEFGCNSGENAVVLALCGAELTLVEPNEQVHQRLRDVFEVFGLTGRLAEVSSLGIDDFPEDGKFNLVLAEGFLFTLPNKAELAAKICRLLAPGGIGVISFNCRFGGLIELHKRLALYRACELSGAGFRSEESLGIAQELFGEAFGRIKASRPFAAWWKDLLVNPFYADRYLWSYGELLPVIESAGAEFLSTSPRWFAEEAMRWYKDVPAPGGRNAAVLEQWRGRLGSMLTGKPARPGFEADGAAGPEVVAGLEELALAISDYTDGVRGLEAVALRGPLAEWLAAARDENLAGLAACLKAVHEALPLEDAGTFRAAVKAGGLADLWGSAYHYLSFSRGDGLL
- a CDS encoding class I SAM-dependent methyltransferase — its product is MGQLRNFVTPLHKATKRDYIGRMVDDKVTCMLKAKEYEFDYWDGDRRFGYGGYRYMPGRWAPVAKAMIETYGLKAGSRVLDVGCGKGFLLHEMLLLEPGLEIVGFDISNHGLASNTDEVKEKATLFRYRAQDAYPFGDKSFDLVISLATLHNLRIFELKTALAEIERVGKQAYVMLESYRNEQELFNVQCWALTCESFFDTAEWIWLYRHFGYTGDYEFIYFE
- a CDS encoding zinc-binding dehydrogenase — protein: MQVKKTTAAILVEQKKPLAVAEIGLPESLSFGQVLVKIMYSGICGAQLNEIAGAKGPDKFLPHLLGHEAVAEVLEIGPGVKTVKPGQRVCLHWRPGTGLQCEPPKYDWNGKVVNAGWVTTFCRHAIISENRMTPVAEDFDPRLVPLLGCAVTTAMGVINNDAQVKIGQSVVVFGVGGVGLNIVQLAALVGGNPVIGVDLSDEKAEMARKFGATHAFNSRNVADIAAEIKKIVGEAGADVVIDTTGNARIIELCYDLTHADGRTILVGVPTKGDKVNIYTLPLHFKKVLKGSEGGSCLPALDIPRMINLVKQGRVSLDGLVTHEFALEDINDALDTVRTGQAGRVLIKM
- a CDS encoding class I SAM-dependent methyltransferase — protein: MSPSTDRCVLCGGAAREVRPGAPFSEFPGVTSDVKPWPRMGAILCCEVCGHVQKRLDAQWRADAEAVYSDYVMYHLSNGSEQVVFDSGGPAPRTSRLIRGMLGPGGVDLPETGDLLDVGCGGGAFLSAFHAARPGWTLAGQDHCAQRRGEVLARDGVRAFHCGGLDEVQGVYDAVSMIYVLEHMPDPVAELARVRRLLKPDGALLVMVPDLAQSFFDFAVVDHCGHFFAETLTRAVEQAGYEVAALGPAWMAKEVGVIARPRSGGPADSGAGDAARGLALASGGLDWLAGAADEAGAEAAALHARGGRFGVFGTAIAGTWLAQVLAGQVDFFVDEDAQRWGKTHLGLPIIGPADAPGDSAVFLGFPPELARNIARRLSGLHPRLSLLVPGAGTD
- a CDS encoding lysylphosphatidylglycerol synthase transmembrane domain-containing protein, translated to MRTEARERIGRAARRLRPRRLSGKLLAVAAQVLVSLALLRYALTDASVGASLRHLAGLPLGFILLSFGIIVAIQLLVVSRWWLVLGVLRSGLPYWALLKITFVGFLFNNFMPALVGQDAVRIYYTGRDSTFLGAGVSVLFDKVLGLLVIASFSCLPLFLGPAAGPEMLHAGRLCLAAALLLALGLLALLAPMKRVLNWLLGGRPWAARLLDGLLALVTGFRACVTPGVFLAAYVVGFLMLAGLTVMYMEYIRLTGAASPGFWELFGSVSVVTLLTSLPISFNGIGVREKAHIVFLAALGVSKDVALGIAIMQYAFVLGLSCIGLVVWVRMRRAGSAAGRGREAAPVRPGN
- a CDS encoding bifunctional 2-polyprenyl-6-hydroxyphenol methylase/3-demethylubiquinol 3-O-methyltransferase UbiG; this translates as MTKKTREPQYQETLEIAACEGLARFGLMSNQVWRDDPKRLVFLLSRYKFVAKMLTGKNRVLELGCADAFGSRIVRAEVGSLVCTDFDPVFIEDARERCTGKWDMECREHDILAGPVVSGAPDGKFDAAYTLDVIEHIEARHERTFVGNLAGSLTPQGVLIVGMPSLESQAYASPASKEGHVNCMSHKPFRALLRDFFHNVFLFSMNDEVVHTGFYPMAHYLIGLCVGPK
- a CDS encoding transketolase family protein, producing MRGKCLNMVHELARKDERIVFLGSDLGFGTLKKFREELPERFIMEGINEAHAIGMAAGLAFDGRIVYVNTIATFLTRRCFEQVALDLCLHKADVRLIGNGGGLVYAPLGSTHLAIEDIAIFRALPNMAIVAVADAEEMERMMPQTVDWPGPLYIRLAKGYDPIVSDPAIPFVLGKGMEIRRGTDALILCTGVTLGPAKAAADELAGEGISCSILHMHTVKPFDSELFLDMAGGVRAVVSVEEHTVVGGLGGAAAELLAETPFARQPRFKRLGIPDVFPDKYGAQNQLMSRFGIDQKAVAEAVKGLLA